One Phaseolus vulgaris cultivar G19833 chromosome 4, P. vulgaris v2.0, whole genome shotgun sequence DNA window includes the following coding sequences:
- the LOC137836464 gene encoding uncharacterized protein: protein MDTEEFSFPRISDTCSHNIDSPPLWNLSPAASPNPYQGSRRGENDCFGAKLVAEVHRKSFSYVENRRGKNGFEEEEDKMDLLWEDFNEQLYSTTTGSATSSSREVVEFRCAQELTVAKTCHNGLLPSKNKPAMVVIVKVIKKLFSIHNSQGRSRKAVR, encoded by the coding sequence ATGGATACAGAGGAGTTCAGTTTCCCCAGAATCAGTGATACTTGTTCACACAACATTGATTCACCTCCTCTGTGGAATCTGTCACCAGCAGCCTCTCCTAATCCCTACCAAGGAAGCAGAAGAGGAGAAAATGATTGCTTTGGAGCAAAACTAGTAGCTGAGGTCCATAGGAAGAGCTTTTCTTATGTGGAGAATAGAAGGGGGAAAAATGGATTTGAAGAGGAAGAGGACAAAATGGACTTGTTGTGGGAGGATTTCAATGAGCAATTGTACTCTACAACAACAGGGTCTGCTACCTCTTCTTCAAGGGAAGTTGTTGAGTTTAGATGTGCTCAAGAATTAACTGTTGCCAAGACCTGTCATAATGGTCTACTTCCCTCCAAGAACAAACCAGCCATGGTGGTGATTGTGAAGGTCATCAAGAAACTTTTCTCCATTCATAATTCTCAAGGTAGATCAAGAAAAGCAGTGAGATGA
- the LOC137837423 gene encoding histidinol-phosphate aminotransferase, chloroplastic-like gives MGVIDFYNSAALCWVKSNTNLKQQLGLPPKPICSFEGNQRKFVAMASTIPVEQVNNGPLQVTGDSFIREHLRKLSPYQPILPFEVLSARLGRKPEDIVKLDANENPYGPPPEVMEALGSIKFPYVYPDPESRRLRAALAQDSGLEAEYILAGCGADELIDLIMRCVLDPGDKIVDCPPTFTMYEFDAAVNGALVIKVPRKPDFSLNVEQIAEVVKQEKPKCIFLTSPNNPDGSVIDDDVLLKILDLPILVILDEAYIEFSAIESKMSWVKKHENLIVLRTFSKRAGLAGLRVGYGAFPLSIIEFLWRAKQPYNVSVAAEISACAALQNPTYLENVKNALLKERGRLFDLLKEVPFLRPFPSHSNFILCEVTSGKDAKKLKEDLSQMGVMIRHYDKKELKGYVRVSVGKPEQTDILMKCLKELS, from the exons ATGGGTGTGATTGATTTCTACAACTCAGCTGCTTTGTGCTGGGTAAAGTCCAACACCAATCTGAAGCAGCAACTGGGATTGCCTCCAAAACCCATTTGTTCATTTGAGGGGAATCAGAGGAAGTTTgtggcaatggcttctaccattcCCGTGGAGCAAGTCAACAATGGTCCTCTGCAGGTGACAGGTGACTCCTTCATCAGAGAGCATCTAAGGAAGTTGTCTCCTTATCAGCCCATTTTGCCCTTTGAG GTTTTATCCGCACGTCTTGGACGTAAGCCTGAGGATATTGTCAAGTTAGATGCTAATGAAAATCCTTATGGTCCCCCTCCAGAG GTCATGGAAGCCCTAGGATCCATAAAATTCCCATATGTCTATCCTGATCCAGAGAGTCGCAGATTGCGTGCTGCCCTTGCCCAAGATTCTGGACTTGAAGCTGAATATATTCTTGCGGGATGTGGTGCAGATGAGCTTATTGACTTGATAATGCG CTGTGTGCTTGATCCTGGGGACAAGATTGTGGACTGTCCTCCGACCTTCACAATGTATGAATTTGACGCTGCAGTAAATGGAGCACTTGTTATTAAAG TTCCAAGGAAGCCAGACTTCAGCTTGAATGTTGAACAGATCGCAGAAGTTGTTAAACAAGAGAAGCCCAAATGCATATTTTTGACATCTCCAAATAATCCAGATGGGAG TGTAATTGACGATGATGTTCTCTTAAAAATACTTGACCTTCCCATATTGGTGATACTGGATGAAGCATACATTGAGTTTTCAGCAATTGAATCGAAGATGAGTTGGGTGAAGAAACATGAGAATTTGATTGTTCTTCGGACTTTTAGCAAAAGAGCTG GTTTAGCAGGACTTCGAGTAGGATACGGAGCTTTTCCTTTGAGTATAATTGAGTTTCTTTGGAGAGCAAAGCAGCCATATAATGTATCTGTTGCTGCTGAAATTTCTGCATGTGCAGCGTTGCAAAATCCTACCTATCTAGAG AATGTAAAAAATGCTTTGCTGAAAGAAAGAGGGAGGCTTTTTGACCTTTTGAAGGAAGTTCCATTCCTTCGCCCATTTCCAAGCCATTCTAATTTCATTCTTTGTGAGGTTACTTCTGGAAAGGACGCTAAGAAGCTAAAG GAGGACCTCTCACAAATGGGTGTGATGATTCGTCACTACGACAAGAAAGAGCTGAAAGGGTACGTTCGTGTAAGTGTTGGTAAGCCTGAACAAACAGATATTCTTATGAAGTGTCTCAAGGAACTGTCGTAG
- the LOC137838446 gene encoding uncharacterized protein: protein MNISNQTTEQEDETKSLWRYVSKLRKTHGGGNNMIKCSFCDFSFNGSYTRVRAHLLRITGGGVRICANVTPSKLVEFKKLDNEASLKIEYSKKKKVHLPHVSDEGKQTNNNDLNPKLKGSLQAAFNIQARDTLDCEVARMFYSSGLPFHLAISPYYRSAFSFAANTSNLSGYVPPTYNKLRGPLLSKERRHVENLLQPIRNSWNQKGVTIVSDGWSDPQRRPLINFMAITESGPMFLKSVDGSGEIKDKYFIVKHMRDAIMEVEPKNVVQIITDNASVCKATVMLKRFRSLKKGLQEMVTSNEWSSYKEDNVDSAQFVKETLLNDNWWMKVDYILAFTTPIYYVLRKTDTDMATLHLVYEMWDSMIKNVKKVIYHHERKTKAEYSSFFEVVKLILTDRWTKSSTSLHCLTHSLNPRYYSHEWLSEDSHRVAPHLDKELTQERKKCFIRYFDDANVRRQVNIEFANFSDGREDFSDVDSLRDRGQMDAKSWWIVHGVHAPTLQKIALKLLGQPCSSSCCESN from the exons ATGAATATATCCAATCAAACTACGGAACAAGAAGATGAAACAAAATCTTTGTGGAGATATGTTTCAAAGTTAAGAAAAACTCATGGTGGTGGAAATAATATGATCAAGTGTAGTTTTTGTGATTTTTCATTCAATGGATCTTACACTCGAGTAAGAGCTCATTTATTAAGAATTACAGGGGGAGGAGTTAGAATTTGTGCGAATGTGACCCCGTCAAAACTGGTTGAGTTCAAGAAATTAGACAATGAAGCATCATTGAAAATAGAATATTCAAAAAAGAAGAAGGTTCATTTGCCACATGTATCTGATGAAGGAAAGCAAACCAACAACAATGATCTTAACCCAAAACTGAAAGGTTCTTTACAAGCTGCTTTCAATATTCAAGCAAGGGATACTCTTGATTGTGAAGTTGCGAGGATGTTTTATTCTTCAGGACTACCATTTCATTTAGCAATAAGTCCTTATTATAGGAGTGCATTTTCTTTTGCAGCTAATACTTCTAATCTTAGTGGGTATGTACCGCCAACATATAATAAACTGAGAGGTCCTTTACTTTCAAAGGAAAGAAGACACGTAGAAAACCTTCTGCAACCTATAAGAAACTCATGGAATCAGAAAGGTGTAACCATTGTTAGTGATGGGTGGAGTGATCCTCAAAGAAGACCACTTATAAATTTTATGGCTATCACTGAGAGTGGACCAATGTTTTTGAAGTCAGTAGATGGATCTGGTGAAATAAAggacaaatattttattgttaaacACATGAGAGATGCAATTATGGAGGTTGAGCCAAAAAATGTGGTACAAATTATAACTGATAATGCATCTGTATGTAAGGCAACAG TCATGCTAAAGAGGTTTAGAAGTTTGAAGAAAGGGCTTCAAGAGATGGTTACTAGTAATGAATGGTCTTCTTACAAAGAGGATAATGTCGATAGTGCACAATTTGTGAAAGAAACTTTGTTGAATGATAATTGGTGGATGAAGGTTGATTACATACTTGCTTTTACTACTCCTATTTATTATGTACTCCGAAAAACAGATACGGATATGGCTACTCTTCACTTAGTATATGAAATGTGGGATTCAATGATTAAAAATGTGAAAAAGGTCATATACCATCATGAAAGGAAGACAAAAGCTGAATACTCATCATTTTTCGAGGTAGTTAAGTTAATATTAACTGATCGTTGGACTAAGAGTAGCACATCACTTCATTGTCTGACTCATTCTTTAAATCCAAG ATATTATAGTCATGAATGGTTAAGTGAAGATTCACACAGAGTTGCCCCACATCTAGATAAGGAACTTACTCAGGAAAGGAAGAAATGTTTTATAAGGTACTTTGATGATGCGAATGTAAGGAGACAAGTAAATATAGAGTTTGCAAACTTttcagatggaagagaagattTTTCCGATGTTGACTCTTTAAGGGATAGAGGTCAAATGGATGCAAAATCATGGTGGATTGTTCATGGAGTTCATGCACCAACACTTCAGAAGATAGCTCTTAAACTACTTGGACAACcatgttcttcttcttgttgTGAGAGCAATTGA